AACTGGAGTGGTTGCGGCAACAACTTGCGCTGTGACACGGCGATGGGGCGGCGCTTGATTATTGATAGTTTGAAGCATCTGGTTGAGACCTATGACGTGGACGGTTTCCGCTTTGACTTGGCGGAGCTGATTGGGATTGAGGTCTTGCGGGAAATTGAGATCGAACTTAAAAAGGTGAAGCCATCGTTGATTCTGATTGCAGAGCCGTGGAGTTTTCGTGGTCACATTCAAGAGGAACTGAAGGAGACGGGCTTTGCTTCCTGGAATGACGGTTTTCGCGAGTGCATCGCCAAGTATGTGAAGGGGGAGGGCAGCCAGGATATTATTCGTCACTTCGTGGCGGGCTCACCAGGCACGACGCGCTTTGTGGCGCAGACTATTAATTATACTGAGTCGCATGATGACCACTGCTGGATTGATCGCATCACCGAGCGTCCGAAGGGTGATGGCACGGACCCGACGCTTTTGGATCGTCGCCGGACCCATTTGATGGCGTCGTTGCTCTTTGCTTCACTGGGGGTGCCCATGCTAGCTGAGGGGCAGGACTTTATGCGCTCGAAGCGTGGGATTGAGAATACCTATCAGCGTGGCGATATTAATGCCTTGGATTATAACCGCCGCTATGTGTATTCGGGCACGCATGGATATTTTCGCGATTGGATTCGCTTCCGTTTATCAGATTTGGGCAAGGCCTTGCGCTATGATGGCGGCATGAGTGAGGACTACGTAAAGTTTTTCTTTGCGGAGGGATCGAGTGCCGCGGTGGTGTTGTTTAATGCAGATAAGTCGGTCGATACGCCTCAACTGGTTTATGCGATCAATCCGCATTTGGTTTATGCGGATATTGAGTGTGCTGCGTTGAAGCCGGACACGCTCAAGCAAATCGCGGATCAGGAGCGCTTCTGTTTGCAGGGGATTGATTCGGCACGTATCCCATTGGATTCGAAGCGTATCTATCTACCGCCGCTGACCTGCGGTTTGTGGTTGGTGTCAGCTGCGGTTTAGTGCGCGAACTCGTATTGCTTGGCAGCGTTACGGGTGACTTCGACCCATTCGTCCCACGTTTCTTTGAGGGAGGCGCGGAGTGACTTGATCTCTTGTTGGAGGTGCACTTTTTGATCGTCGCTGGCCTTTTTTAGCTCGCGGGCTTTGGCCATGAGCGCGGCTGCTTTTTCTTCGAAGGTGGCGGAGAGCTCTTCGAGTTTTGCTTTGAGTTCGGTCGCGCAGTCGTCCATCTCGTGGCTGATGTGGTCCAGGATCATTTTCTTGTCCTTGGACACGAGCGATTTTTGCACGGTGATTTCGTTGATCACGCGTAGGTTTTTAACTAGGCCGAGCTTGGAGGCGAGCCAGATGGTCCACTTGGAGGGGTCGAAGTGATACCAGCGGATGCCGTTGCGGTAGTCAGCTGCAAAGGCGTGGTGGTAGTTGTGGTAGCCTTCGCCAAAAGTGAGTGTAGCTAGGATCGCGTTGTCTACGGCGCTGAGTTCGCGGGCATAGGTTTTGGAGCCGTAGGTATGGCAGAGTGAATTGATGAACCATGTGCAGTGGTGGATCATCGCCATGCGCATGAGAAAGCCCATGTAGAAGGAGGCCAGCGCGCTGCCGGTAATTGCCCATCCGAGTAGGAAGACTGCGAAGTTTACCCCCAGCAGGAATTTGCCGTAGTGCTTGTCCTGTAGCATCACGCGTGGGTTCTTCATTAAGTCGGCTACCAGGCTCTTGTCGAAGTCGCGCTTATAGTCGAATAGCCACAGAATGTGGGCATACCAGAAGCCCTTTTTGATCGAGTAGGGGTCCTTGTCGGTATCTACGTGATTGTGGTGGACGCGGTGGTCGTGTGACCATTTGAGCGCCGACATTTCAAAGGCCAATGCGGAGCTGAGTAATACGCACCATTCGAAGAACGCGTTGGCGGAGTAGGCTTTGTGTGAATACATGCGGTGATAGCCCACTGTGATCGACATCCCGCCCATAATGTAAGTGATCAGAAAGAGCGCGATAGCACTCCACGAAAATACGCTGATGAAGGCCGGCAGTAGCGCGATCAGCGCAATGTGGTAGGCGACGACAAATGCGAACATGTCCCAGTTTTTAATTTTCATAAATAAATCTTAAGTTGTGATGGCGAAGCTGCTTTTCGGGCTAGCAGGCTTGGCCTGTGTAAGTGCCTCATTTAGAGAGGATCGCAGCGCTGAATATGTTGTTGGCGCCACTCTGAGTAGTGGCGCGTAGTCATCGCATTACTCGCGCTAATGTCAAGCGCATTCGGGTAGTCCTCACTGCCCCGTGAAGTGCAGTTTGATTAATTAAACTTATAGCTTGACGGATCTGGATTAGCTGCGATGTTCGCTTTGGTTCAATTCAACTGAATCCGTGGAATAACACTTGCCATGGCAAAGTACCTGCATACAAGTGCCAGTTTTACGGATTTTATCTCAACCTGAAAACAAACACATATATCATATGGCTACTAAAATTGGAATTAACGGATTCGGTCGCATCGGCCGCCTAGTCTTTCGCTCTCTTGTCGAAAAAGGGCTTCTTGGCTCAGAAATCGAAGTGGTTGCTATCAATGACCTCGTTCCTGCTGAAAACCTCGCTTACTTGCTCAAGTATGACACGACACAGGGTCGCTTTAAGGGCACTGTGACTACAGAGGGTGATGACACGCTCGTAGTGAACGGCAACAAGATCAAGACTCTTGCGCTTCGTGAAGGTCCTGCAGCCCTTCCTTGGAAAGAGCTTGGCGTGGACATCGTGATCGAATCGACTGGTCTTTTCGTACAAGACGAAAAGGCAGCGGGTCACCTTGAAGCAGGTGCTAAGAAGGTCATCATCTCCGCTCCTGGTAAGGGTGACGGTGTGAAGACTGTTGTTCTTGGTGTTAACGACGAAGAGCTTACAGCAGAGCACAACATCATCTCCAACGCATCTTGCACCACTAATTGCTTGGCTCCGATCACTAAGGTGATTCTTGAGAACTACGGCATTGCTGAAGGTTTGATGACAACAGTTCACTCTTACACTGCGACACAAAAGACTGTCGATGGTCCTTCTCCTAAGGACATGAAGGGTGGCCGCACTGCTGCGTTGAACATCATTCCTTCCACTACAGGTGCTGCGAAGGCTGTTGGCCTCGTGCTTCCTGCGGTTCAAGGTAAGTTGACTGGTATGTCTTTCCGCGTTCCTACTCCAACTGTTTCGGTAGTTGACCTCACCGTTAAGACTGAGAAGAGCACAACTTACGAAGACATCTGCGCGAAGATGAAGGAAGCTTCCGAAGGTTCGCTCAAGGGTATCCTTGGTTACACTGAAGACGAAGTGGCTTCTTCTGACTTCATCCACGAAGAGTTGAGCTCCGTATTCGATGCGGGCAGCGGCATGGGGCTGAACGACACATTCTTCAAGCTCGTTTCTTGGTATGATAACGAGTGGGGTTATTCTAACCGCGTCGTTGAGCTGGTTCAAAAAGTTTCCAAGTTCCTTTAAACTGGATCTCTGGTAACCATTGATTGATTTTCTGGCCGCCGCGGCAGGTATCCCATCCGGATTCTTGATTGCGGCGGCCTTTTTCTTTTTCTCGACGCTTTCGCGGCGCTAAGAAAAAGAGCCCTCCGAAGCTCGTAAGAGTGTAAGACGGTTTTTTTTTTTAACACTTTCGCGGCCTGAGCTTGTCAAGGGTAGCGTCAAAGCAAGAGCTTCTCTCCTTCGTTCAATGGCGAAAGGGCAGGCTAGTGATTTCTTAATTCCTAATTTTAATTCCTAATTCTAAAGACATGGCCACTAAAACAATTAATGACGTCAATCTCTCTGGCAAACGCGTGTTCGTTCGCTGCGATTTCAATGTGCCGATCAAAGACGGTGTGATCAACGATGACTCTCGTATCGTTGCGGCGCTGCCGACTATTCAGCTCCTGGTCAAGCAGGGGGCTAAGGTGATTCTCGCGTCGCACCTCGGCCGTCCTAAGGGTGAGAAGAACGCAGAGTTTACGCTCGCACCTGTCGCTGAAGAGTTGGCAACACAGCTGGGGCAGCCAGTGACTTTTGTCGAAGACTGCATCGGTGAAGAGGTTGAAGCCGAGGTCGCCAAAATGGGCGATGGCGATGTGATGTTGCTGGAAAACGTCCGCTTCTATGCCGGTGAAGAAAAGAATGATCCGGAATTTGCTGCAGGGCTGGCTAAGTTGGCTGATGCCTTTGTGAACGACGCATTTGGTACTGCGCACCGCGCACACGCCTCCACTGCGGGAGTTGCCAAGCACCTCTCACCGTGCGTGTGCGGTCTGCTAATCGAGAAAGAGCTCGCTTACTTGGGGGACAAGACGGCTAATCCCGAGCGTCCGTTGACAGTGATTCTTGGGGGCGCGAAGGTCTCTGATAAGATCAAAGTGATCGATGCGCTCTTGGAAAAGGCCGATACCATCATTATTGGTGGCGCCATGGCATATACATTTGCACTCGCCGAAGGTCGTAAAGTTGGCGAATCGCTTAGTGAGCCTGATTTCATTGAGACTGCTAAGTCCGCTTTGGCTAAGGCTAAGGAAAAGGGCGTGAAGTTCTTGCTGCCAGTGGATAACCTCGCGGTGAAGGACCTCGACTTTGGTGCGGGTACCGTAGGTGAAACTCAGTTCTTCGAAGGTAATATCGAAGACGGCTGGGAAGGTGTTGATATTGGTCCTAAGAGTATTGAACTCTTTAGTAACGAAGTAAAGAACGCCAAGACTGTTCTCTGGAACGGGCCGATGGGTATCTTCGAAATCGACGCCTGCAATAAGGGCACTTTCGCAGTGGCCAAGACGATTGCTGAGTCCGATGCCTGCTCTATTATTGGTGGTGGCGATTCCGTGAAGGCGATCAAGATGGCTGGATACGGCGACCAAGTTACATTCATGAGCACCGGTGGCGGTGCTTCGCTCGAATTCCTCGAAGGCAAGGAGCTCCCCGGCGTAACCGCCTTGGACCAAGCCTAGAGTATTCTCTTTTCTAAATCTTAATTCTTAATTTTAAAATATTATGAGCAAATCAGCACGCAAATACCTGATCGCAGGTAACTGGAAAATGAACTTGAACTCTGCCGAAGGTGCAGAGCTCGCTAAGGACGTGGTCAGCCTCGTTGGCGCACAGACGGATGTCGCTGTCTGTGTCTGCCCTACGTTTACTGTTTTGGAGTCTGTCTCTAAGGTAGTCAGTGGCTCCAATGTTCAACTCGGTGCGCAAAACATGCACTTCGAAGCTTCCGGTGCTTATACTGGAGAGATCTCTGCGGAAATGTTGCGCCACCTATTCGCCAACTTCGTGATCCTTGGGCACTCCGAGCGTCGTGAGGACTTTGGTGAGACGGATGCGATCGTGAATAAGAAGACTCTGGCTGCTTTGGCTGCGAACCTTAAGCCTATCGTTTGTATCGGCGAGACTTTGGAAGAGCGCGAAGCAGGTAAGGTTAAAGAAGTGATCAAAACTCAGTTGGAAGGTGCCCTTGTCGGTGTCACCGCAGCTGCAGCCGATGCACTTGTGATTGCATACGAGCCAGTCTGGGCGATCGGTACCGGTAAGACTGCAACTCCGGAAATGGCTGAAGAGGTGCACGCGGAAATCCGCTGCCTACTAGCGGGCCTGATTGGAGCTGAAGCTGCTGAGAAGGTGCGTATCCTCTATGGTGGCTCCATGAAGCCAGAAAATGCAGACGAGTTGCTTGCGCAAAAGAACATCGACGGTGGGCTCATCGGCGGTGCTGCGCTTAAGGCGAGCTCTTTTGCGGCTCTGGTTGAGAGCGCTCAGAAGTTATCTAAGTAAGTTACGTATTCAGATTTTAAAGACAAAGCCGGAGGGGAGCCCCCTCCGGCTTTTTTTATTGCCGGGATTATTCTTCAGCAGTCGAGGCCAGGAAACAGAAGCCAGCCGCTGTTAATCAGTTACTTACGAAAATGACGACATCGACATTCTTAGCGAGACGGGAAGTGGCATAACTCCTTCGAAGAATCTTTGATCTGCAGCTAATGGCGCCGTGAAACGAGAGGGCTAGTTCCTTCTTTTAGCTGTGTGATTTGATTTTAGGCTCGACATTTTGCTCCTTAGTGCCCATTAATCAAAGGTTTATGCCGCCTCGGGCGGTTTTATCCACAGAAGACACATACTCATTAAATGAGAAAAAAGATCATTAGCTCGCGCAAATTCATCAAGCCTTCTTTCAGCTATTTAGTTGAAAAGAAGCGTGACGGTGGCGAATTCTCCGACGAAGAAATCCGTTTCATAGTCGATTCAATTTTAGACGAAGAAATGCCGAAATTTCAGCAGGCTGCCTTCGCTATGGCAGTCTTTTTCCAAGGCATGTCCGCACAAGAGACGGCTGTCTTTGCTGAAGAAATGATGCTTTCCGGTGAGGTCATCGACCTCACCAAGATCACACGCCCAAAGATCGACAAGTATTCGACAGGTGGCGTTGGTGACAAAACCACCTTGGTTTTGGCTCCATTGGCGGCTGCCTGTGGCGTGGTGATGCCCACTATGAACGGTGTGGACGAAGAGTACATTATCAGCAATCTGGATAAGCTTTCATCGATTCCCGGCTTTAATCCTGTCTTGGACTTAAAGGGCTTTCATTCGCAACTGAAGAAGGTCGGTTGCACCTTCATTCAGCAGGATCCGGAAATTGCACCCGTGGATAGCATTCTATATCAGATGCGCACGGAAACGGGCACGATTCCAAGTTTACCTTTAATTACCGGCAGTGTGCTTAGCCGTAAGCTGGCTGAAGGTGCTGAAGGTCTGGTGATTGACGTCAAGTGGGGGAACGGCTCTTTTATTAAGGATGTCGAGCAAGCGAAGCAACTTGCACGCTCCATCACACGTGTCGGTCGCTCCATGAAGCGTCGTTGTGTGGCCTTGGTTACGGATATGAATCAGCCGTTGGGCGATACTGTGGGCACTGGGCTTGAAATTAAAGAAGCAATCCAGCTGCTCAAGGGCGAAGGTCCAGAAGACTTGCAAGAGTTGGTGCTCAAGCTCGGCATGGAAATCGTGCGTCTGGCAGGAGTTGCCGGCTCGACGCTTTCCGCAAAGCAAACTGTGCAACGTCACTTGAAGGATGGTTCTGCGCTGCAGAAGTTTAAGGATATGATTGCGGCGCAAGGGGGCGATATTTCTGTGATCGATGATCCGGAGAAATTCCCGACTGCGAAGCACGTTCGCAAGTTGCCTGCGCCCAAGCGTGGTTATGTGCACACGATTAATGCGGGGCTGATCGCTGAAGGGGTCGCGAAACTCGCCAAGAAGAAGAATGGTAGCTACGATCCTGCTGTCGGAGTTTCTGAAATCAAAAAGGTCGGCACGCAGGTGAAGCAAGGTGAGCCACTTATGATGATTCATTACAACGACGAAGCGAAGATGGAAGAAGCGCTGGAGTATCTTAAGACTGCTTATCGTCTCGCGCCCAAGCGCCCGAATCCACCAGAATTGATCGTCGAGCGCGTCGCATAGGCGAGCTGTCGAGTTATTTTATCAAAGCCCTGTCGTTGCGTCGGCAGGGCTTTTTATGCTCCAGAGCTTAGGCTCGTTTCGAAGTGCGAGGAGCTGTTGCGCGCCATTCCAGTATGCGCCGGTAGAGGTGCCAGCGGGCGTAGGCGCTGACGGCCACAATTGCGCCTAAGGTGTCGGCGATCCAGTCGGCGACCTCGACGCTACGCCCCGGCGTGAGTGATTGGCGAAACTCGTCGCAGCAACCGTAGGCAGAGGTGATGACCACCGCGGTGATGAGGTCGCGGCAGCGCCGTCTCCTCAACCAGGGAGTGCGAAGGATGGCTGTAGCGACGAGTCCGAAGACTAAGAAGTGCGCGAGCTTGTCTTTTGAGAATTGAAAGCCGAGGTCGGGCGTGGCGAGGCGCGGAGTGCTTGAGGCTGCGAAAATCGCTAGAATTAGTAGGGCGGGCCACCAGTAAGCGCGCGGGATTTTTAAAAGACGAGTCGGCATTATAAACGCTTCATGTATTTTTTGCCGTTGTTGTCGATGAAGAGTACGCGTTCTTGCTGGATCACCATCACTTTGAGCCCGAGTTTATAATTTACAAAGTCGCCGACGCTATAGGCTTCGCCATTTATAATAACTTTGCTAGCTGTATCGGATAGTTTTACGCCAGTGATTTTTGCCTGTCCCAGCCATTGGATGCTGTCTTGGCTTGGTTTGGCGTCAGCTCGTGCCTGGGCTTCGGCGGCGGCTTGAGCTTCTTCCTCGGCGGCTTGAGCTTCGGCAATGGCTTTAGCCTCCGCGGCCTCGCGCGCTTTGCGTAATTCGTCGACCACGCTGGGCATGGGTGTGGCTTCTCTGCTGACCTGTGGTGAACTGTGAGTGCTGGCTTGTGGAATGACGATGCTCGTAGGTGCAGGCTCGGCTGCAGCCGGTGTTGGAGTGGGCGCTGGAGTGGGCGCTGAGCGGGGCACAGTTGATTGTGTCGTGTGTGCGATTGCTTGTGGTTGGGAGTCGCCCTTGAAAATGACGATGCTCAGGCCCACGACCAGGCCGATGAGTACTGCGACGGCGATGACCAAGCCGATCACCAGCACCGGGCTCATGCCGCGAGCAGCGGTGCTCGCGTAGGCGGCTGAACTTTGCTCGCCAGGTTGTGCCATGCGGTTGGGGCTGCGGTCACGTTGGGCTTTGCGAAGGGCTTGGTTGATTAGGCTCATGATCGATGTAAGCGGTTGATGTCCTTTAGGGCGCGGCGCACGTCCCAGTAGTTGACCTCATTGCCGTTGCGGATGAAGGTGGAGAGTAGTGATTTATCGCAGATATTATTAATCATGCGCGGGATGCCCAAGCTGCTGCTTGCGATTTTTTTGATCGCGCGGGGCGTAAATTGTGGCTGTCCGTTGCTACCGACCAGAGAGAGGCGGTGTAGCACATAGAGTTGCACTTCTGTCTGGTTGAGTGGTTTCAGATCGTAGTGTACGAGTACGCGCTGTCGAAATTGACGCAGGCGATCCTCTTTGAGTTTTTCATTCAGTTCGGGTTGCCCCATCAAGATGATCTGTAGCAGCTTTTGGTCGTAAGTCTCTAGGTTGGAGAGCATGCGTAGCATCTCCATCACTTCGAAGGAAAGGTTCTGCGCCTCATCGATGATGACTACGATCTCGCGTCCGGCATGGATGCGTTCCAGCAATACGTCATTTATCTTATCGAGTAGGTCGTTGCTGGAGCGTGCTTTGACGTCTTCGCCGAGCTCTTTCATGATGCCGCGCAAGAGTTGTGTCTCTGATACGCGTGGGTTCAGTAGTAGTGCCGTGTCGATCTCTTTGCGGGAATCCAGCTCTTCTAGCAGTTTTCGGCAGAGGGTGGTTTTGCCGCAGCCGACTTCGCCTGTGAGTACGATAAAACCTTTTTTGTCCTCAATTCCATAGCGTAAGTGCTGTAGCGCCTCTTCGTGGGTGGGGCTGAGAAAGAGGAAACGCGGGTTAGGCGTTACGTGAAAAGGCATTTCCTTAAATCCGAAGTATTCGAGATACATAGTGCTTAGGTTAAATTACCCTTTCCAAGTGCCGGAAAATGGCCTTCTTTGTCGTTTCTGATGTCAAAAAATTCTGCCCAGCGAAAGGAACGTGCTTTAGTGCTCATGTTGATGGGCATGTTATGCGTGTTGGTCGTGTTTTTTGGCGGGCTCGTAATGAAGACGCATCGTGAGTATATGAACTTCAAAGCCCGCGAAAATAGAATCGAGGCCAAGCTCATACAAGCTCGAAAAGAGTTTGAGCAAAAGGAGTCTTATATGGCGCGCTTGATTGAAGATCCCGAATTTCTAGAGCGAGTGGTCCGCGAGCGGCTTGGTTATGCGCGTCCCGACGAATTACTCTTTCGTTTTTCGGATGAGCCCTAGCGCTTCGCTGCGTTGGGAGTGGATGCAATTTAACGTCTTTTTATCGCTTTGCGTGCCACTTTTTTGATGGTTTGGCCTTGAGATTGCAGGGCTAGCTCTTGAGCGACAGGACTGGTGGCGATGTCGGCGACGGAGCGAGTGACACTGGCGATTCCGCTGGCGGTGCTGCCGACCGCTCCCGCGACTTCTCCCGTCATTTCACAGGCGGAAGAGGCGACCTGACCTGTTGTTTTTACAGTTGTTGTGGCTAGGTCAATGGGTGCTTTAACTACGGAGCACCCCGTCAAAAGTAATGGGATGGCGAGCCGGGAAAGCACATTTGGTAGAGAGCGCATGATCAGGGAGCATTTCGTTCAGTAGGTGGGCTGTCAATGCGAGGGGCTTCAGGCGCGGCATCCATTTTTTGCTCCCTACACGTTCCGTGTTTGCAATTTTATTTGGAGCTTTTATCTCCAGAGCTCATGGCTAATTCTACAAATTCACTGATTGAGTCCTTTAAGCAGGCTGGCCAAGGCCAAGTCTTTCAATTTTTCGACGATTTGGATGCAGATTTGCAAGCAAGTTTGATTGCCCAGGCCGAGACGATCGACCTCGCTGAGGTGAATTCCCTGGTGGAGGAGCATGTTAAAGGGGCGCACGATAGTTCGCTTAATCTGGATGGCTTAGAGCCTGCGCCGTATGAGGCGCTTCCTATCAACGGTGGCGATTCCGCAAAGTGGAAAGCTGCCTGGGATACCGGTTCGGCAGCCTTGCAGGCGGGACGCGTCGCGGCTTTCACTGTTGCCGGAGGGCAAGGCACACGGCTTGGTTATGATGGCCCGAAAGGCACTTATCCGGTGACACCATTGACCGAGAAAACTCTCTTTCAGGTCTTTGCAGAGAAGATCGCACGCTCTGGGGAGCGTTTCGGAGTGAGTATTCCTTGGTTTATTTTGACCAGTGAGATCAATAACGATGCCACGGTGGCTGCTTTTGAGGCGGCGGATTTCTTTGGCTTGGATCGCGACTCGGTACACTTCATAGTGCAAGGCTTGGTGCCTGCGGTCGATTACGAGGGCAAGATTCTCTTGGCTGAAAAGGGCAAAATCGCAATGACGCCCGACGGGCACGGTGGCTCGCTACGTGCATTGGTTCGCAGTGGGGCAATTGATGTGATGAAGGCGCAAGGGATCGACATCATCAGTTACTTCCAAGTGGATAATCCGATTGTGCAGTGCATTGATCCGGCCTTTATTGGATTCCATGTGCTGGGGCAGTCTGAGCTTTCCAGTAAAATGGTGCCCAAGGCATATGCTTTGGAGAAAGTGGGCCACTTCTGTATGCAAAATGGGCAGGCCTTGGTAGTTGAATATAGTGACATGCCAGATGCGATGCAGCAGGAAACGACGCCTGAGGGTGGAATCCGTTTCAATGGAGGCAGCGTCGCCATCCATATTTTTGATCGTGATTTCATCGAGCGTGCGGGTGGTTCCGGGGAAGGGGCTAAGCTTCCTTTCCACCGTGCTGATAAAAAGATTCCATTTGTCAATGCGTCTGGAGAGGCGATTAAGCCAGATGCGCCGAATGGTGTGAAGTTTGAGATGTTTGTTTTTGATGCACTTCCCCTGGCAAAGAACCCCGTCATTATCGAAGCGGCTCGTGCAGATGATTTTAGCCCGGTTAAAAATGCCGAGGGCGTGGATTCGCCCAAGAGTTGTAAGGAGGATCAGTTGCGTATGTTTGCTCGCTGGTTGAAAGCAGCTGGCGAAGCGATCGAGACCGACGAGACCGGGCTGCCTGCCATCACTTTTGAAATCAGTCCGCGCTTCGCTGCGGATGAAGCTGACTTCGTCGCTCAATGGGCCGCCTTGGAGGCTAAGCCAGAGCTTAAAGACGGTGTGGTCATTGCGTAACTATTGCTATCCATTGCTAAATTTTAATTCAACTACTTGAAATCATCATGAGCCTAATCGAAAAAATTGAATCCGCTGGAGCCGCAGGCTCCATTCTTGAAAGCACAGTTGCCAATCTGAAGATTTGGGCCAATGCGGACTTTCTGCCCGAGTGGGTGGGAGCCAGTATCGCCGAACTCGTTGAACGAGAAGAGTGGGATGAACTAAATGATCGTTTCTACCAAAATATGGCTTTTGGTACGGGCGGCATTCGCGGGCGCACCATCGCCAAAGTGCCCGCAGCTGCCGAAACGGGCACGCTCTCGCCACAAGGCACCCCGGAGCACGCTGCAGTCGGCACCAATGTGCTCAATGATTTTAACTTGATCCGTGCCACGATCGGTATGTTCCGCTACGTCGAGAAATATCTCAAGGAGAGCGGTCGGCACGATATGCCGCGGTTTGTGATCGCACATGACGTACGTCATTTTTCACGTCACTTCTGTGAGCTTGCTGCTTCGACTTGGTGCAAGCTTGGTGGACAGGCGCTGATTTTTGAAGGCCCTCGCTCGACGCCACAGCTGAGCTTTGCGGTGCGTCAGTTTAAGGCCACCTGTGGTGCCGTCATTACCGCCAGCCATAATCCGCCGCATGATAACGGGTTTAAGGCTTATTTCGAAGATGGTGCACAAGTTGTTTCGCCCCATGCGGAAGGGATTGTCAATTTAGTCAATGAAGTGGAGCTTGAAGAGCTGACACAATTTCTGGATGTTGATTTGACTCCAGTCACCGTATTGGGTGCTGAGGCGGATCAGCCCTATCTGGATTTGTTGCAGGAAATGGTCGTGGACACCGAGGTCATGCAGAAAATGGCCCCCAAGGTTGTCTTCACGCCGATCCATGGTTGTGGCGCAATTAGTTCTTTGCCTGCATTGAAGCAATTGGGGGTGGAAGTGATCGAAGTGCCTGAACAAATGGAGCCGGACGGCCGTTTCCCGACAGTTAAGTCGCCTAATCCTGAGAATGCCGAAGCACTGTCTATGGCGATCGCTAAAGCCAACGAGACTGAGGCTGATGTGGTGATCGCGACCGATCCTGATGCCGACCGTATGGGAGTGGCTGTGCGTGATCGTTCTGGTGAAATGGTGCTATTGACTGGCAATCAAATCGGCACTTTATTGGCCGAATATCGTATCTCGACATTGAAGGATGCAGAGATCTTGCCTGAAGACGGTTCGGAGAATGCAGTGTTGATCAAGACCTTCGTCACTAGCCCGATGCAAGAAGCTGTCGCTACCTGGCACGGTCTGAAAACTGTGAATACTTTGACTGGTTTCAAGTGGCTTGGTGAGAAACTCGCCGGCTATGAAGCTGAGATGAAGGCCAAGCTCTTTGAGAAAGAGGGATTGGCGGTCGACTATGATGCCTGCGATGTTTGGACGCGTGCAGACCTGATGCTCGATTATTCGACTTTCTTTGTTTTCGGTGGTGAGGAGAGTTACGGTTACCTTGCTACGGACAAG
The nucleotide sequence above comes from Coraliomargarita algicola. Encoded proteins:
- the gap gene encoding type I glyceraldehyde-3-phosphate dehydrogenase; translation: MATKIGINGFGRIGRLVFRSLVEKGLLGSEIEVVAINDLVPAENLAYLLKYDTTQGRFKGTVTTEGDDTLVVNGNKIKTLALREGPAALPWKELGVDIVIESTGLFVQDEKAAGHLEAGAKKVIISAPGKGDGVKTVVLGVNDEELTAEHNIISNASCTTNCLAPITKVILENYGIAEGLMTTVHSYTATQKTVDGPSPKDMKGGRTAALNIIPSTTGAAKAVGLVLPAVQGKLTGMSFRVPTPTVSVVDLTVKTEKSTTYEDICAKMKEASEGSLKGILGYTEDEVASSDFIHEELSSVFDAGSGMGLNDTFFKLVSWYDNEWGYSNRVVELVQKVSKFL
- a CDS encoding septum formation initiator family protein, with translation MSKNSAQRKERALVLMLMGMLCVLVVFFGGLVMKTHREYMNFKARENRIEAKLIQARKEFEQKESYMARLIEDPEFLERVVRERLGYARPDELLFRFSDEP
- a CDS encoding thymidine phosphorylase, with amino-acid sequence MRKKIISSRKFIKPSFSYLVEKKRDGGEFSDEEIRFIVDSILDEEMPKFQQAAFAMAVFFQGMSAQETAVFAEEMMLSGEVIDLTKITRPKIDKYSTGGVGDKTTLVLAPLAAACGVVMPTMNGVDEEYIISNLDKLSSIPGFNPVLDLKGFHSQLKKVGCTFIQQDPEIAPVDSILYQMRTETGTIPSLPLITGSVLSRKLAEGAEGLVIDVKWGNGSFIKDVEQAKQLARSITRVGRSMKRRCVALVTDMNQPLGDTVGTGLEIKEAIQLLKGEGPEDLQELVLKLGMEIVRLAGVAGSTLSAKQTVQRHLKDGSALQKFKDMIAAQGGDISVIDDPEKFPTAKHVRKLPAPKRGYVHTINAGLIAEGVAKLAKKKNGSYDPAVGVSEIKKVGTQVKQGEPLMMIHYNDEAKMEEALEYLKTAYRLAPKRPNPPELIVERVA
- a CDS encoding VanZ family protein, encoding MPTRLLKIPRAYWWPALLILAIFAASSTPRLATPDLGFQFSKDKLAHFLVFGLVATAILRTPWLRRRRCRDLITAVVITSAYGCCDEFRQSLTPGRSVEVADWIADTLGAIVAVSAYARWHLYRRILEWRATAPRTSKRA
- a CDS encoding phosphoglycerate kinase, encoding MATKTINDVNLSGKRVFVRCDFNVPIKDGVINDDSRIVAALPTIQLLVKQGAKVILASHLGRPKGEKNAEFTLAPVAEELATQLGQPVTFVEDCIGEEVEAEVAKMGDGDVMLLENVRFYAGEEKNDPEFAAGLAKLADAFVNDAFGTAHRAHASTAGVAKHLSPCVCGLLIEKELAYLGDKTANPERPLTVILGGAKVSDKIKVIDALLEKADTIIIGGAMAYTFALAEGRKVGESLSEPDFIETAKSALAKAKEKGVKFLLPVDNLAVKDLDFGAGTVGETQFFEGNIEDGWEGVDIGPKSIELFSNEVKNAKTVLWNGPMGIFEIDACNKGTFAVAKTIAESDACSIIGGGDSVKAIKMAGYGDQVTFMSTGGGASLEFLEGKELPGVTALDQA
- the tpiA gene encoding triose-phosphate isomerase: MSKSARKYLIAGNWKMNLNSAEGAELAKDVVSLVGAQTDVAVCVCPTFTVLESVSKVVSGSNVQLGAQNMHFEASGAYTGEISAEMLRHLFANFVILGHSERREDFGETDAIVNKKTLAALAANLKPIVCIGETLEEREAGKVKEVIKTQLEGALVGVTAAAADALVIAYEPVWAIGTGKTATPEMAEEVHAEIRCLLAGLIGAEAAEKVRILYGGSMKPENADELLAQKNIDGGLIGGAALKASSFAALVESAQKLSK
- a CDS encoding acyl-CoA desaturase translates to MKIKNWDMFAFVVAYHIALIALLPAFISVFSWSAIALFLITYIMGGMSITVGYHRMYSHKAYSANAFFEWCVLLSSALAFEMSALKWSHDHRVHHNHVDTDKDPYSIKKGFWYAHILWLFDYKRDFDKSLVADLMKNPRVMLQDKHYGKFLLGVNFAVFLLGWAITGSALASFYMGFLMRMAMIHHCTWFINSLCHTYGSKTYARELSAVDNAILATLTFGEGYHNYHHAFAADYRNGIRWYHFDPSKWTIWLASKLGLVKNLRVINEITVQKSLVSKDKKMILDHISHEMDDCATELKAKLEELSATFEEKAAALMAKARELKKASDDQKVHLQQEIKSLRASLKETWDEWVEVTRNAAKQYEFAH
- a CDS encoding ExeA family protein — protein: MYLEYFGFKEMPFHVTPNPRFLFLSPTHEEALQHLRYGIEDKKGFIVLTGEVGCGKTTLCRKLLEELDSRKEIDTALLLNPRVSETQLLRGIMKELGEDVKARSSNDLLDKINDVLLERIHAGREIVVIIDEAQNLSFEVMEMLRMLSNLETYDQKLLQIILMGQPELNEKLKEDRLRQFRQRVLVHYDLKPLNQTEVQLYVLHRLSLVGSNGQPQFTPRAIKKIASSSLGIPRMINNICDKSLLSTFIRNGNEVNYWDVRRALKDINRLHRS